One Syntrophaceae bacterium DNA window includes the following coding sequences:
- a CDS encoding branched-chain amino acid ABC transporter permease, giving the protein MDFFLQLLINGVSIGFLYGLSAMGFVMIFKSSSVLNFAHGEILAFGAFLFLALVTWAQLPIALAFVVTLAGAFVLGFVIERVFLRPLIGEPLIQVIMLTVGLASMFKGGMLLVWGGNLYTYPEFLPEGLGIDWGIIQVPPVYVAAIVIGSLFLLMFGLFFKFSSQGIYMRSVADNQPAALSLGVHVRRVFALSWAIAALVAGISGIVLGIINGINVHELSSIGLKVFPVVILGGLDSIGGAIIGGLIIGLLETFTGGYISPSLRDIVPYVVLVFILLVKPYGLFGLVEIERV; this is encoded by the coding sequence ATGGATTTCTTTCTGCAGCTGCTGATCAACGGCGTGAGCATCGGCTTTCTCTACGGGCTGTCCGCCATGGGGTTCGTCATGATCTTCAAGTCCTCAAGCGTGCTCAACTTCGCCCACGGCGAGATCCTGGCGTTCGGCGCGTTTCTGTTCCTGGCCCTCGTGACCTGGGCGCAGCTGCCCATCGCGCTGGCCTTCGTCGTGACGCTCGCCGGCGCGTTCGTCCTGGGGTTCGTCATCGAGCGGGTCTTCCTCCGGCCCCTGATCGGCGAGCCGCTGATCCAGGTCATCATGCTCACCGTGGGGCTGGCCTCCATGTTCAAGGGGGGGATGCTGCTGGTGTGGGGCGGCAACCTCTACACCTACCCCGAGTTTCTCCCCGAGGGGCTCGGGATCGACTGGGGCATCATCCAGGTGCCTCCCGTCTACGTGGCGGCGATCGTCATCGGCAGCCTCTTCCTGCTGATGTTCGGCCTGTTCTTCAAGTTCTCCTCCCAGGGCATCTACATGCGCTCCGTGGCGGACAACCAGCCGGCGGCCCTCTCGCTTGGGGTGCACGTCCGGCGCGTCTTTGCCCTCTCGTGGGCCATCGCGGCACTGGTCGCGGGGATCAGCGGGATCGTGCTCGGGATCATCAACGGCATCAACGTCCACGAGCTCTCTTCCATCGGGCTGAAGGTGTTCCCCGTGGTCATCCTCGGGGGGCTCGATTCGATCGGAGGGGCGATCATCGGCGGGCTCATCATCGGCCTGCTCGAGACCTTCACGGGGGGGTACATTTCGCCCTCGCTGCGGGACATCGTCCCCTACGTGGTGCTCGTCTTCATCCTGCTGGTGAAGCCCTACGGCCTCTTCGGGCTGGTCGAGATCGAACGCGTGTAA
- a CDS encoding branched-chain amino acid ABC transporter permease, with amino-acid sequence MRARPLRFRPCGNYRTQYREELAVFETDFGRLWAAAGLTALFVLVPWIATPYLLYVVNCIGIAAIAALGLNILVGYTGLISLGHGAFFGVGAYSAGILSVTYGVPFLAVVPVAGLVTAVVGMVFGIPSGRLKGLYLTIATLAGQFIIEYVLIHWESVTGGTMGMTLPAPTLFGVPVVGDVRFFYVIYTVAVVMVFGAVNLMRTRYGRAFVAIRDNDRAAEGMGIPIFPYKLLSFAVSSFYAGVAGALWAYYMISISVEPFNLGLSVEYIAMVIIGGLGSIPGAIFGTVFITLLNEGLRWLTDTIMNMGGVAGVKLTLAPLREFVFGLAIVLFILFEPRGLAEVWRVVKSSFKLWPFSY; translated from the coding sequence ATGCGCGCAAGACCCCTTCGCTTCCGCCCTTGCGGGAATTACAGGACCCAGTACCGGGAGGAGCTGGCCGTCTTCGAGACCGATTTCGGGCGGCTGTGGGCCGCCGCGGGACTCACGGCGCTGTTTGTCCTCGTGCCCTGGATCGCCACGCCTTACCTGCTCTACGTCGTGAATTGCATCGGGATCGCCGCCATCGCCGCCCTCGGCCTCAACATCCTCGTGGGGTACACGGGGCTTATCTCCCTGGGGCACGGGGCCTTTTTCGGGGTTGGGGCCTACTCGGCGGGAATCCTCTCCGTCACGTACGGGGTCCCCTTCCTGGCCGTGGTCCCGGTCGCGGGTCTCGTAACCGCTGTCGTCGGCATGGTCTTCGGGATCCCGTCGGGAAGGCTCAAGGGGCTTTACCTGACGATCGCGACCCTGGCGGGGCAGTTCATCATCGAGTACGTCCTCATTCACTGGGAGAGCGTGACCGGGGGAACCATGGGGATGACGCTGCCCGCCCCCACGCTCTTCGGGGTGCCCGTCGTCGGGGACGTGCGCTTTTTCTATGTGATCTACACGGTGGCGGTCGTCATGGTCTTCGGGGCCGTGAATCTCATGCGGACACGCTACGGCCGGGCCTTCGTGGCCATCCGGGACAACGACAGGGCCGCGGAGGGCATGGGGATCCCGATCTTCCCGTACAAGCTGCTGTCCTTTGCCGTGAGCTCCTTTTACGCCGGCGTGGCAGGCGCCCTCTGGGCATACTACATGATCAGCATCTCCGTCGAGCCCTTCAACCTGGGCCTTTCGGTGGAATACATCGCGATGGTGATCATCGGCGGTCTCGGGAGCATTCCGGGGGCGATCTTCGGCACCGTGTTCATCACGCTGCTCAACGAGGGTCTGCGCTGGCTGACGGACACGATCATGAACATGGGCGGGGTCGCCGGAGTCAAGCTGACGCTTGCCCCGTTGCGGGAGTTCGTCTTCGGCCTCGCCATCGTGCTCTTCATCCTGTTCGAGCCGCGGGGGCTGGCGGAGGTCTGGCGGGTCGTGAAGTCGAGCTTCAAGCTCTGGCCCTTCTCCTACTAG
- a CDS encoding ABC transporter ATP-binding protein, with the protein MSEDKLLVINNISVVYSDVIQVLKGVSLSVVRGQIVSLLGSNGAGKTTTLKAVSGLLKPENGEVTEGSILFDGRPIHNLSPETITRAGIIQVLEGRQPFKYLTVEENLRVGTATRWGKPYRQDLDRVYHYFPALAKRRRTLAGYCSGGEMQMLVIGRALMAHPRLLLLDEPSLGLAPLIVKEIFQIIERINRESGTTIVLVEQNANMALQIATYGYVMENGKIVMEGRAEELRENPDVKEFYLGMGAAGTAKSYKDVKAYKRRKRWL; encoded by the coding sequence ATGAGTGAAGACAAGCTGCTCGTCATCAACAACATCAGCGTCGTCTACTCCGACGTGATCCAGGTCCTCAAGGGTGTCTCGCTCTCCGTGGTGCGCGGTCAGATCGTCTCGCTGCTGGGCAGCAACGGCGCCGGCAAGACGACGACCCTCAAGGCCGTCTCGGGGCTCCTGAAGCCCGAGAACGGCGAGGTCACCGAGGGGAGCATCCTCTTCGACGGCCGGCCGATTCACAATCTCTCCCCCGAGACGATCACGAGGGCCGGGATCATCCAGGTGCTCGAGGGCCGGCAGCCCTTCAAGTACCTCACCGTCGAGGAGAACCTCCGGGTCGGCACGGCAACGCGTTGGGGCAAGCCCTACAGGCAGGACCTCGATCGGGTCTATCACTATTTCCCGGCTCTGGCGAAGCGCCGGAGGACGCTCGCAGGCTACTGCAGCGGAGGCGAGATGCAGATGCTCGTCATCGGCCGGGCGCTCATGGCGCACCCGCGTCTGCTCCTGCTGGACGAGCCGTCGCTGGGGCTTGCGCCGCTGATCGTGAAGGAGATCTTTCAGATCATCGAGCGCATCAACCGCGAGAGCGGCACGACGATCGTCCTTGTGGAACAGAACGCCAACATGGCCCTCCAGATCGCGACATACGGCTACGTCATGGAGAACGGGAAGATCGTCATGGAGGGCCGCGCCGAGGAGCTGCGGGAGAACCCGGACGTCAAGGAGTTCTACCTGGGCATGGGGGCGGCCGGCACGGCGAAGTCCTACAAGGACGTGAAGGCCTACAAGCGCAGGAAGCGATGGCTCTGA
- a CDS encoding AMP-binding protein, with translation MRQRGRYFDAKETRSSRQRLSDQAAELSAMMRLAMKKSPVIRRQFESLGLTPTKRAAFDLLKKLPVISREKIVQMEIDDPPYAGLANPDAAVDRIFTSPGPVYEPHLSESDPIWARAYHAAGFGPGDVVLNAFSYHLVAAGLTFHSGLRRVGATVVPSGASSAAVQVQLIRDLKVTGYTGTPSFLKAIIGRAEEEGHDVRKDFRLRRAAFAAEPLLPALRDEFEGRYGIDTYQMYGATEVGDVAYECREKNGWHLCEEVIVEIVDPETGLEVEPGELGEVVVTRPNGIFFLFRFGTGDLSRLIPGRCRCGRTSPRLAGVAGRVGEAVKVRGLFVAPSQLRKLAERFPGRKFQAVVTREGNRDVLTVRIEAQGAGRGKEDIAPFEKQFAEICTVRIDRIEQVPPGTLAEGYKAIVDERSWK, from the coding sequence GTGAGGCAGAGAGGCAGGTATTTCGACGCGAAGGAGACCAGAAGCAGCAGGCAGAGGCTGAGCGACCAGGCGGCGGAGCTGTCGGCCATGATGCGGCTGGCCATGAAGAAATCGCCGGTCATACGCAGGCAGTTCGAGTCGCTCGGGCTCACGCCGACGAAGCGCGCGGCCTTCGACCTGCTCAAAAAGCTTCCCGTGATCTCCCGCGAGAAGATCGTCCAGATGGAGATCGACGACCCCCCCTACGCGGGGCTGGCAAACCCCGACGCCGCGGTGGACCGGATCTTCACCTCGCCCGGGCCGGTCTACGAGCCGCACCTCTCCGAGTCGGACCCGATCTGGGCGAGGGCCTACCATGCCGCCGGCTTCGGCCCCGGGGACGTGGTCCTCAACGCCTTCTCCTATCACCTTGTCGCGGCAGGGCTCACCTTCCACAGCGGTCTGCGCCGGGTCGGGGCGACCGTCGTCCCGTCGGGCGCGTCGAGCGCCGCCGTGCAGGTCCAGCTCATCCGCGACCTGAAGGTGACAGGCTACACCGGCACACCGAGCTTCCTGAAGGCGATCATCGGGAGGGCCGAGGAGGAGGGGCACGACGTCCGGAAGGACTTCAGGCTCCGCAGGGCGGCCTTCGCCGCGGAACCGCTTCTTCCGGCCCTGCGGGACGAGTTCGAGGGCAGGTACGGCATCGACACGTACCAGATGTACGGGGCAACCGAGGTGGGTGACGTCGCCTACGAGTGCCGGGAGAAGAACGGGTGGCACCTCTGCGAGGAGGTGATCGTCGAGATCGTGGATCCCGAGACGGGCCTGGAGGTCGAGCCCGGGGAGCTGGGCGAGGTGGTGGTCACGCGCCCGAACGGCATCTTCTTCCTCTTTCGCTTCGGGACGGGCGACCTCTCGAGGCTCATCCCCGGGCGCTGCCGCTGCGGGAGGACCTCGCCGCGGCTTGCGGGAGTGGCCGGCAGGGTGGGGGAGGCCGTAAAGGTGAGGGGCCTGTTCGTGGCGCCAAGCCAGCTCAGGAAGCTTGCCGAGCGGTTCCCGGGCCGAAAGTTCCAGGCCGTCGTGACCCGGGAGGGGAACCGGGACGTTCTCACGGTCCGCATCGAGGCGCAGGGTGCGGGGCGGGGAAAGGAGGACATTGCCCCGTTCGAGAAGCAGTTTGCCGAGATCTGCACGGTCCGGATCGATCGGATCGAGCAGGTCCCGCCGGGGACCCTCGCCGAGGGGTACAAGGCGATCGTGGATGAGCGAAGCTGGAAATAG
- a CDS encoding redoxin domain-containing protein codes for MAASLTVGKRVRDFTLKDQNGQDFTLSACRGKKVLLSFHPLAWTSICARQMQALEKNVKVFEKAGAVAVGLSVDSVPCKAAWAKSLKIRKTRLLADFWPHGKVAASLGLFRKEGFSERANVLLDEKGKVAWIKVYPIKELPNIREVLAAIKK; via the coding sequence ATGGCCGCATCGCTTACAGTGGGAAAGCGCGTGAGGGATTTCACGCTCAAGGACCAGAACGGTCAGGACTTCACGCTCTCGGCCTGCAGGGGAAAGAAGGTGCTGCTCTCCTTCCATCCCCTTGCCTGGACCTCCATCTGCGCGAGGCAGATGCAGGCCCTCGAGAAAAACGTGAAGGTCTTCGAGAAGGCGGGTGCCGTCGCCGTCGGCCTGAGCGTCGACAGCGTCCCCTGCAAGGCGGCATGGGCGAAATCCCTGAAGATCAGGAAAACGAGGCTGCTGGCCGACTTCTGGCCGCACGGGAAGGTCGCGGCCTCCCTGGGGCTGTTCCGCAAGGAGGGCTTCTCGGAGCGCGCCAACGTCCTTCTGGACGAAAAGGGGAAGGTCGCCTGGATCAAGGTCTACCCGATCAAGGAGCTTCCGAACATCCGGGAAGTGCTGGCTGCCATCAAGAAATGA
- a CDS encoding ferritin family protein produces MKKEERLNALEVALANEMREREFYLKSAERCRNPLGKSMFKQIADDELEHYERLKEIHGRWKKEEKWPESLPVKVKGTLVKDILKEFLLKAEAAAPGDNDDLKAVRTALDFEARGEKFYAELRDASSDPKEKAFFDLLSKMERQHYLSLKDTEDYFSDPEGWFRKKEHHGIDGA; encoded by the coding sequence ATGAAAAAGGAAGAACGGCTGAACGCCCTCGAGGTCGCCCTCGCCAATGAGATGAGGGAACGGGAATTCTACCTCAAGAGCGCCGAGCGTTGCCGCAACCCCCTGGGCAAGTCCATGTTCAAGCAGATCGCCGACGACGAGCTGGAACATTACGAGCGGCTCAAGGAGATTCACGGCCGCTGGAAGAAAGAGGAGAAGTGGCCGGAGTCACTGCCCGTCAAGGTCAAGGGGACCCTCGTGAAAGACATCCTCAAGGAGTTCCTTCTGAAGGCGGAAGCGGCCGCCCCCGGCGACAACGACGACCTGAAGGCCGTCCGCACCGCCCTGGACTTCGAGGCCCGGGGAGAGAAATTCTACGCCGAGCTGCGGGACGCCTCGTCCGACCCGAAGGAAAAGGCGTTCTTCGACCTGCTCTCCAAGATGGAGCGACAGCACTACCTGTCGCTCAAGGACACGGAGGACTACTTCTCCGATCCCGAGGGGTGGTTCCGCAAGAAGGAGCACCATGGCATTGACGGGGCCTGA
- a CDS encoding M20/M25/M40 family metallo-hydrolase, whose amino-acid sequence MVRTMLYAFLLVLVVAASLLAYPVIRVKMTDSVRPVAGPFSTADAETRLYGHVHHLSVTIGSRSVYEYDRLERAKAYILSVLEELGLPVDRQTFDYEGRPYQNLIVTIGGHERREETVIIGAHYDTTEGTPGADDNASSVAVLLELCRALKDFRPERTLKLIFFTLEEPPAFGTSRMGSYVYATEAQKRGEQVHGMISLEMVGYYDDREGSQAFPLPGMGAMFSNRGNFIGVVGNLPSRELVTSVANALKRASPLPVESLAAPAFVPGISFSDHGSFWKTGYRAVMITDTAFYRNPNYHTEMDTIETLRFDRMADLLRAMVHVAHTLAGVSEAGTDGLLRIPPQGG is encoded by the coding sequence ATGGTCAGAACCATGCTGTATGCATTCCTGCTCGTCCTTGTCGTTGCCGCCTCGCTGCTTGCCTACCCTGTCATCCGCGTCAAAATGACCGACTCGGTGAGGCCTGTCGCGGGGCCTTTCTCCACCGCAGATGCCGAGACGCGCCTGTATGGGCACGTGCATCACCTCAGCGTGACGATCGGGTCCCGCAGCGTCTACGAGTACGATCGGCTCGAACGGGCGAAGGCGTACATTCTCTCCGTACTGGAGGAACTGGGTCTTCCCGTCGATCGTCAGACGTTCGACTACGAGGGCAGGCCCTATCAGAACCTCATCGTGACGATCGGCGGCCACGAACGCAGGGAGGAGACCGTCATCATCGGCGCGCATTACGACACCACCGAGGGAACACCCGGGGCCGACGACAACGCGAGCAGCGTCGCGGTGCTTCTCGAGTTGTGCCGAGCGCTGAAGGACTTCCGCCCGGAGAGGACGCTGAAGCTCATCTTCTTCACCCTCGAGGAGCCGCCCGCGTTCGGCACATCCCGCATGGGAAGCTACGTCTACGCCACGGAGGCCCAGAAACGAGGCGAACAGGTGCACGGGATGATTTCCCTGGAGATGGTGGGTTACTACGACGACCGGGAGGGAAGCCAGGCTTTTCCGCTGCCCGGCATGGGAGCGATGTTCTCGAACCGCGGCAACTTCATCGGCGTGGTGGGAAACCTGCCTTCCCGTGAGCTGGTCACCTCGGTCGCGAATGCGCTCAAACGGGCGTCCCCTCTTCCCGTGGAATCTCTTGCGGCCCCTGCGTTTGTGCCCGGAATCAGCTTTTCCGATCACGGGTCTTTCTGGAAGACGGGGTATCGGGCCGTCATGATCACGGACACGGCATTTTACCGGAACCCCAACTACCACACGGAGATGGACACCATCGAGACGCTCCGGTTCGACCGGATGGCCGATCTGCTGCGGGCAATGGTGCACGTCGCGCACACGCTGGCCGGGGTTTCCGAGGCAGGGACGGACGGCCTCCTGCGCATTCCCCCGCAGGGAGGCTGA
- the recJ gene encoding single-stranded-DNA-specific exonuclease RecJ encodes MLPITRWKLSEVKEDTRSLFSKEFKLNPIVSQILINRGINDLETARRYLNPSLHDLHSPFLMKDMKEGVARLIRAVQGGETVAIYGDYDVDGITSLAILYRFLRGIHDGVMYYIPDRVDEGYSLNRKAIDRLKAQDVRLIVTVDCGVSDREEIEYARTQGIDTIVLDHHEVPETLPAAVAVINPNRSDCPFPFKHLAGVGIVFNFLIALRGGLRNIGFWSQRPYPNLRDYLDLVALGTIGDLSPLVDENRIFARIGLELLNEDRRVGLKALRDTAGLGNTVIDSGVASFALIPRINAAGRVGTPDDAVRLLLTEDTIEAQRIAARLDACNRERQRLEKTIFDEIMARIDSMGNAKEKGALVLASPEWHPGVIGIVASRVVDRFYRPTILISLKDGIGKGSGRSIAEFNLYEGLKLCDPLLISYGGHRYAAGISVKEGDIEKLGEVLGEIVKGGLVVQELVQETRIDAQCSLSQVTHDLVSQFDRLAPFGIQNSEPIICSRNVQVSYPTVVGNKHLKMRVYGDGVSCSSIWFNRGDYAQNVEGVRLDIAFTPQINTWNGSSSIQLKVRDIAAASSA; translated from the coding sequence ATGCTGCCGATCACGCGATGGAAACTGTCTGAAGTCAAAGAGGACACCCGTTCTCTTTTCTCAAAGGAATTCAAGCTGAACCCCATCGTATCCCAGATTCTCATCAACCGCGGCATCAACGATCTCGAGACGGCGCGGCGCTACCTGAACCCGTCACTGCACGACCTGCACAGCCCCTTCCTCATGAAAGACATGAAGGAGGGCGTGGCGCGCCTCATCCGTGCGGTCCAGGGCGGGGAGACGGTGGCGATCTACGGCGACTACGATGTCGACGGCATCACCTCCCTGGCGATCCTGTACCGCTTCCTCCGCGGGATCCACGACGGCGTCATGTACTACATCCCCGACCGGGTCGACGAGGGCTACAGCCTGAACCGAAAGGCCATTGACCGCCTCAAGGCACAGGATGTCCGGCTGATCGTCACGGTCGACTGCGGGGTGTCGGACCGGGAGGAGATCGAATACGCCCGCACGCAGGGCATCGACACGATCGTCCTGGACCATCACGAGGTCCCGGAGACGCTGCCCGCGGCCGTGGCGGTCATCAACCCCAACCGCAGCGACTGCCCCTTCCCGTTCAAGCACCTGGCCGGCGTCGGCATCGTCTTCAACTTCCTGATCGCGCTGCGGGGAGGGCTTCGCAACATCGGATTCTGGTCGCAGCGTCCCTACCCGAATCTCAGGGACTATCTCGACCTCGTCGCCCTGGGGACGATCGGCGATTTGTCACCGCTGGTCGACGAAAACCGTATCTTCGCCCGGATCGGCCTCGAACTGCTCAACGAGGATCGGCGGGTGGGTCTCAAGGCGCTTCGGGACACGGCCGGCCTGGGCAACACGGTGATCGACTCGGGCGTGGCCTCCTTCGCCCTCATTCCCCGCATCAATGCGGCTGGCCGGGTGGGAACCCCGGACGACGCCGTGAGGCTCCTCCTGACGGAAGATACCATCGAGGCCCAGCGGATCGCCGCCCGGCTCGATGCGTGCAACCGGGAGCGGCAGCGCCTGGAGAAGACGATCTTCGACGAGATCATGGCCCGGATCGACTCCATGGGAAACGCGAAGGAGAAGGGGGCCCTCGTGCTGGCGTCGCCGGAGTGGCACCCCGGCGTGATCGGGATCGTCGCCTCCCGCGTCGTCGACCGCTTCTACCGCCCCACGATCCTCATCAGCCTCAAGGACGGCATCGGCAAGGGGTCGGGGCGCAGCATCGCCGAATTCAACCTGTACGAGGGTCTCAAGCTCTGCGACCCCCTGCTCATCTCCTACGGCGGGCACCGCTACGCCGCGGGGATCTCGGTGAAAGAGGGGGACATCGAAAAGCTCGGCGAGGTGCTCGGGGAGATCGTGAAGGGGGGGCTCGTCGTGCAGGAACTGGTCCAGGAAACCCGCATCGATGCCCAGTGCAGCCTGAGCCAGGTCACCCACGATCTCGTGTCCCAGTTCGACCGGCTTGCCCCCTTCGGGATTCAAAACTCCGAGCCCATCATCTGTTCCCGCAACGTCCAGGTCTCCTACCCCACCGTCGTGGGCAACAAGCATCTCAAGATGCGGGTCTACGGCGACGGGGTCTCCTGCAGCTCGATCTGGTTCAACCGGGGCGATTACGCGCAGAACGTCGAGGGTGTGCGCCTCGACATCGCCTTCACCCCCCAGATCAACACCTGGAACGGTTCCTCGAGCATCCAGCTGAAGGTCCGGGACATCGCGGCGGCCTCGTCCGCCTGA
- a CDS encoding 50S ribosomal protein L28, with protein MARVCDVCGKGPVVGHNVSHANNKTKRVWYPNLQKLQVVDSKGSVKRMKVCTRCLRSGSVRKAL; from the coding sequence ATGGCCAGAGTGTGCGATGTCTGCGGCAAGGGCCCGGTGGTGGGTCACAACGTCAGCCACGCCAACAACAAGACGAAACGCGTCTGGTACCCCAATCTCCAGAAGCTCCAGGTCGTGGACAGCAAGGGGTCCGTGAAGCGGATGAAGGTCTGCACCCGCTGCCTGCGTTCGGGCTCCGTGCGCAAGGCCCTATAG
- a CDS encoding ATP-dependent 6-phosphofructokinase produces MQTDFEIDTLGKPKIPSPLTVGYFKSDAERVLSDITVDTRDPRRARPLSSVSLEVAGPREMIYFEPQKVKAAVVSCGGLCPGINDVLRALVMELHFRYGVRNIIGVRYGFQGLIPRYGHEFLELTPDVVKDIQDLGGSILSSSRGGQSITEMVDSLERMNINLFFVIGGDGTMRAAQLITEETARRKLKIGVIGIPKTIDNDLVLIQKSFGFDTAISEAVKTIQCAHVEAKGAPMGIGLVKLMGRQSGHIAASAALASGDANFVLIPEVPFDLEGEKGFLRHLEKRMLARHHAVIIVAEGAGQNLFARKGPVRRDASGNIRLHDIGVLLRDRIEEYFRKRAIEINLKYIDPSYIIRSVPANASDSIMCGVLAQYAVHAGMAGKTGMLVGLVNDAYVHLPLRAVAAQRKMIDPRGNIWMLVLESTGQPPSMKN; encoded by the coding sequence ATGCAGACCGATTTCGAGATCGACACCCTGGGCAAGCCCAAGATCCCCTCGCCGCTCACGGTGGGCTACTTCAAGAGCGATGCCGAAAGGGTCCTGAGCGACATCACCGTCGACACCCGGGACCCAAGGCGGGCCCGGCCCCTGTCATCGGTGTCCCTGGAAGTGGCCGGTCCCCGGGAGATGATCTACTTCGAGCCCCAGAAGGTCAAGGCGGCCGTGGTCTCCTGCGGAGGCCTGTGCCCCGGGATCAACGACGTGCTGCGTGCCCTGGTCATGGAACTCCACTTCCGCTACGGGGTCCGGAACATCATCGGCGTGAGGTACGGCTTCCAGGGCCTGATCCCGCGATACGGCCACGAATTCCTCGAACTGACCCCGGACGTGGTGAAGGACATCCAGGACCTCGGAGGCAGCATCCTCTCCTCCTCCAGGGGCGGCCAAAGCATCACCGAGATGGTGGACTCCCTGGAGCGGATGAACATCAATCTCTTCTTCGTCATCGGCGGCGACGGCACGATGCGGGCCGCCCAGCTGATCACGGAGGAGACGGCCCGCCGGAAACTGAAAATCGGCGTGATCGGCATCCCCAAGACGATCGACAACGACCTCGTTCTCATCCAGAAGAGTTTCGGTTTCGACACGGCCATCTCCGAGGCCGTCAAGACGATCCAGTGCGCCCACGTGGAGGCGAAGGGGGCCCCCATGGGGATCGGCCTCGTGAAGCTGATGGGACGACAGTCCGGTCACATCGCCGCGTCAGCGGCCCTGGCCTCGGGGGATGCGAATTTCGTCCTCATCCCCGAAGTGCCGTTCGACCTCGAGGGGGAGAAGGGGTTCCTCCGCCATCTCGAGAAGCGGATGCTGGCCCGGCATCATGCCGTCATCATCGTGGCCGAGGGCGCAGGGCAGAACCTCTTCGCCCGGAAAGGGCCGGTGCGCCGCGATGCATCGGGCAACATCCGTCTCCATGACATCGGGGTCCTCCTGAGGGACCGGATCGAGGAATACTTCCGCAAGAGGGCCATCGAAATCAACCTCAAGTACATCGACCCGAGCTACATCATCCGCAGCGTGCCCGCCAACGCCAGTGACAGCATCATGTGCGGCGTGCTCGCCCAGTACGCCGTCCACGCGGGGATGGCGGGAAAGACGGGCATGCTCGTGGGTCTCGTCAACGACGCCTACGTGCACCTGCCGCTCCGGGCCGTTGCCGCCCAGCGGAAAATGATCGACCCCAGGGGCAACATCTGGATGCTGGTTCTCGAGTCGACGGGACAGCCCCCCTCGATGAAGAACTAA